The following coding sequences are from one Campylobacter magnus window:
- a CDS encoding YceI family protein, whose protein sequence is MKKSLVVAALIFGASSLFALSIDEASVKPVVTGYKTNQKIAVPMTFKEAKFSFKTTNGSAKEVLEGATALIDLNKVDTNKNPLRDKNMRDKFFAKLNSKEAKALINAVEGDDKAGKLKTTITFNGIQRDVEMGYVVENGKLVAKTSIDIKDYKATAAFDAFRTDTTIKGLHGNNTWSEVEIGFEVNVK, encoded by the coding sequence ATGAAAAAATCACTAGTTGTGGCAGCACTAATTTTTGGTGCTAGTTCACTTTTTGCGCTTAGCATTGATGAAGCGAGTGTAAAACCAGTAGTTACAGGCTACAAAACAAACCAAAAAATCGCTGTTCCTATGACTTTTAAAGAAGCAAAGTTTAGCTTCAAAACCACTAATGGCAGCGCAAAAGAGGTGCTCGAAGGTGCAACTGCTCTAATCGATCTAAACAAAGTAGATACAAACAAAAACCCACTTCGCGATAAAAATATGCGTGATAAGTTTTTTGCTAAACTAAATAGCAAAGAAGCAAAAGCCCTAATCAACGCTGTAGAGGGCGATGATAAAGCTGGCAAGCTAAAAACTACAATTACTTTTAATGGCATCCAAAGAGATGTAGAAATGGGCTATGTAGTAGAAAACGGCAAATTAGTAGCAAAGACTAGCATAGATATAAAAGACTATAAGGCCACAGCCGCTTTTGATGCGTTTAGAACTGATACTACTATTAAAGGACTTCATGGTAATAACACTTGGAGCGAAGTAGAAATCGGCTTTGAGGTAAATGTAAAATAA